A genome region from Bacteroidales bacterium includes the following:
- the dnaB gene encoding replicative DNA helicase produces the protein MAKQTTKTYKKKTGFDINDQFGKLPPQAIDIEMDVLGALMLERGKDIVVLDILTPDSFYKTEHQKIFKAIYDLSVNHQPIDYHTIIEKLKSNGNLEEVGGPAYVISLSQRVGSAAHIEYHSKIIAEKFIQRELIRVSSEIQKRSFDDTEDVNDLLEFSQQQMFELALGSVKRDAVKIDLVLNDAITQIEEARNREDGLSGVPSGFSSLDRITSGWQNSDLVIIAARPSMGKTAFVLTMARNISVNHGKSVALFSLEMSSIQLVTRLISSETELGSEKLRSGNLKEHEWQQLEHKIKGLEKAKIYIDDTPAISLFEIRSKCRKLKTRENIDLIVIDYLQLMSGPPETRGNREQEVSTISRGLKAIAKELNLPIIALSQLNRSVEMRSGLKRPQLSDLRESGAIEQDADIVMFIHRPEKMGLTEDEAGNSTRGLAQIIIAKHRNGAVTDIDLRFREEFARFEEFNEAFLQPIEGEADGGNKTSFESKMNNDDDYFDSLNNKKDKDKDVFDKTGFDNNDGDTPF, from the coding sequence ATGGCAAAACAAACAACAAAAACATATAAGAAAAAAACCGGTTTTGATATAAATGATCAATTCGGTAAACTTCCGCCTCAAGCAATTGACATTGAGATGGACGTATTGGGAGCATTAATGCTTGAAAGAGGGAAAGATATTGTAGTCCTTGATATTTTAACACCGGATAGTTTTTACAAAACCGAACACCAAAAAATATTCAAAGCAATTTATGATCTGTCAGTAAACCATCAACCGATTGATTATCATACAATTATTGAAAAACTGAAAAGTAACGGTAATCTTGAAGAAGTAGGCGGTCCGGCATATGTTATAAGTTTATCTCAAAGAGTTGGTTCTGCAGCCCATATTGAATATCATTCAAAGATTATTGCAGAGAAATTTATTCAAAGAGAATTAATACGCGTAAGTTCTGAAATTCAAAAACGTTCATTTGACGATACCGAAGATGTTAATGATCTTTTGGAATTTTCTCAACAACAAATGTTTGAACTGGCACTGGGAAGTGTTAAAAGAGATGCAGTAAAGATTGATTTAGTATTGAATGATGCCATTACCCAAATTGAAGAAGCAAGAAACAGAGAAGACGGTTTAAGCGGTGTCCCTTCAGGTTTTTCAAGCCTTGACCGAATAACATCAGGTTGGCAAAACTCTGATCTTGTTATTATTGCTGCCCGTCCTTCAATGGGTAAAACAGCATTTGTTTTGACAATGGCAAGAAATATTTCCGTTAATCACGGTAAAAGTGTTGCTTTGTTTTCTCTTGAGATGTCTTCTATACAATTGGTAACACGTTTAATATCTTCCGAAACTGAATTAGGAAGTGAAAAATTAAGAAGCGGAAATTTAAAAGAACATGAATGGCAACAATTAGAACATAAAATAAAAGGACTGGAAAAAGCAAAGATATATATTGATGATACACCGGCAATCAGCTTGTTTGAAATACGCTCAAAATGCAGAAAACTAAAAACCCGTGAAAATATTGATCTTATTGTAATTGACTATTTACAATTAATGTCAGGCCCGCCTGAAACGAGAGGAAACAGAGAACAAGAAGTAAGTACAATATCAAGAGGATTAAAAGCCATAGCAAAAGAATTAAACCTTCCTATAATTGCCCTTTCTCAGTTGAATCGTTCAGTTGAAATGCGATCAGGACTTAAAAGGCCGCAACTTTCAGATTTGAGGGAATCGGGTGCTATTGAGCAAGATGCCGACATTGTAATGTTTATTCACAGACCCGAAAAAATGGGTTTAACAGAAGATGAAGCCGGAAATTCAACCAGAGGTTTGGCACAGATAATTATTGCAAAACATCGTAACGGTGCTGTTACAGATATTGATTTAAGATTCAGAGAAGAATTTGCCAGATTTGAAGAATTTAACGAAGCTTTTCTTCAACCCATAGAAGGAGAAGCTGACGGCGGTAATAAAACGTCTTTTGAATCAAAAATGAATAACGATGATGATTATTTCGATTCATTAAATAATAAAAAAGATAAAGATAAAGATGTGTTTGATAAAACCGGCTTTGATAATAATGACGGAGATACTCCGTTTTAA
- a CDS encoding acetyl-CoA carboxylase carboxyltransferase subunit alpha, with protein sequence MILLDFEQPVGKLQEQLEKAREIGEQSGVDISQTIKDLEKKINSTRKNIYSNLTSWQRVQVSRHPSRPYTLAYIKHITNDDFIELHGDRGVKDDKAMIGGFGTIDGETVMFIGQQKGFDTKSRQYRNFGMANPEGYRKALRLMKLAEKFNKPIVTLIDTPGAYPGLEAEERGQGEAIARNIYEMFKLKVPVICVIIGEGASGGAIGIGVGDKVFMLENTWYSVISPESCSSILWRSWEYKEKAAEALKLTPEDMYSNGIVDGIIDEPLGGAHINPEEMYKRVKDVLKKEIAELKKISPEERIEKRMKKYIDIGIYNE encoded by the coding sequence ATGATTTTACTTGATTTTGAACAACCCGTCGGAAAACTTCAAGAACAATTGGAGAAAGCGAGAGAAATTGGAGAACAATCCGGTGTTGATATCAGTCAAACGATAAAAGACTTAGAAAAAAAAATAAATTCTACAAGAAAGAATATCTATTCTAATTTAACTTCTTGGCAAAGAGTTCAAGTATCCAGACATCCTTCAAGGCCATATACATTAGCTTATATTAAACATATTACCAATGATGATTTTATTGAACTTCACGGCGACCGCGGTGTAAAAGACGATAAAGCAATGATAGGCGGATTCGGTACAATTGATGGTGAAACTGTTATGTTTATTGGTCAGCAAAAAGGTTTTGATACAAAAAGCAGGCAATACAGAAATTTCGGGATGGCAAACCCCGAAGGTTACAGAAAGGCTTTACGATTAATGAAATTAGCAGAAAAGTTTAATAAACCTATTGTTACTTTAATAGATACTCCCGGAGCATATCCCGGCTTAGAAGCAGAAGAAAGAGGGCAAGGAGAAGCCATTGCCAGAAATATCTACGAAATGTTTAAATTGAAAGTTCCCGTAATTTGTGTTATAATTGGTGAGGGAGCATCAGGAGGTGCAATCGGAATAGGTGTAGGTGATAAAGTTTTTATGCTTGAAAATACATGGTATTCAGTTATCTCTCCCGAATCTTGTTCTTCAATATTATGGAGAAGTTGGGAATATAAAGAAAAAGCTGCAGAAGCTTTAAAACTGACTCCCGAAGATATGTACTCAAACGGTATAGTTGACGGGATAATTGATGAACCTCTCGGCGGAGCACATATTAATCCGGAAGAAATGTATAAAAGAGTAAAAGATGTTTTGAAAAAAGAAATAGCTGAATTAAAAAAAATATCACCGGAGGAACGTATCGAAAAAAGAATGAAAAAGTATATTGATATTGGAATTTATAATGAATAG
- the ispE gene encoding 4-(cytidine 5'-diphospho)-2-C-methyl-D-erythritol kinase, which translates to MLVFPNAKINIGLNIVKKRPDGYHNIETVFYPIDLSDILEFVETTKNTKFVNTGIDLNIEEKDNLILKAYKLLRKEFDLPELEIHLHKIIPTGAGLGGGSSDASFMLKSLNNYFKLNISDYCLEDLAQQLGSDCPIFIKNKAVFAEGTGNIFSEIKLDLSKYFILIIKPDIHIPTKIAFSEIQAGPPKKSLKNIITLPVNEWKEYIINNFESTVFKNFPEIKKIKDTLYESGAVYVQMSGSGAAVYGLYEDKPVIPDEFLTYFYYIQKPAI; encoded by the coding sequence ATGCTTGTATTTCCAAATGCAAAAATAAATATTGGATTAAATATTGTAAAGAAAAGACCCGACGGTTATCATAATATTGAAACGGTTTTCTACCCTATTGATCTTTCAGACATATTAGAGTTTGTTGAAACTACTAAAAATACAAAATTTGTAAATACAGGTATTGATCTTAATATCGAAGAAAAAGATAATCTAATTCTGAAAGCATATAAATTATTAAGAAAAGAATTTGATCTTCCCGAATTAGAAATACATCTTCATAAAATAATACCAACCGGTGCAGGTCTTGGCGGCGGATCTTCTGATGCAAGTTTTATGTTAAAATCTTTAAATAATTATTTTAAATTAAATATATCTGATTATTGTCTTGAAGATTTAGCACAGCAATTAGGCAGTGATTGCCCGATTTTTATAAAAAACAAAGCTGTTTTTGCCGAAGGTACCGGTAATATATTCAGTGAAATTAAATTAGACCTTTCAAAATACTTTATCCTTATTATTAAACCGGATATACACATTCCGACAAAAATCGCATTTTCTGAAATACAAGCCGGGCCTCCGAAAAAATCATTAAAAAATATAATTACACTTCCTGTAAACGAATGGAAAGAATATATTATAAATAATTTTGAAAGTACTGTCTTTAAAAATTTTCCTGAAATTAAAAAAATAAAAGATACTTTATATGAATCGGGAGCTGTTTATGTACAAATGAGCGGAAGCGGTGCAGCAGTTTATGGGCTTTATGAGGATAAACCGGTAATACCGGATGAATTTCTTACATATTTTTATTATATACAAAAACCTGCAATATAA
- a CDS encoding M23 family metallopeptidase, translated as MEEIKKKKNRKLRLSIFDDQSFEEVKSIRLSRGVIFSILGGSVLIIIILVFLLLIFTPLNMLIPAKASLGLKNKVIEHSLMIDSLERKILSEEKYLTQLKNILEGNIPTDTFSIEKIYNDTSLTISKSNFESSDLDSIIRAELEEADAGSLNALKNEIKENLQNLHFIVPLKGIVSNEFDREKSHFGIDIVPGKDETVQATLSGTVIISTWSVETGYIIGIQHNWNLISFYKHNSVILKKVGDRVKTGESIALVGNSGEQTTGPHLHFELWHNGTPTNPRDYITF; from the coding sequence ATGGAAGAAATAAAGAAAAAAAAGAACCGAAAACTTCGTTTATCAATTTTTGATGATCAATCTTTTGAGGAAGTTAAATCTATAAGGTTATCAAGAGGTGTAATATTTTCAATTTTAGGAGGAAGTGTATTGATTATTATAATATTAGTCTTTCTCCTGTTAATTTTCACACCTCTGAATATGCTTATTCCTGCAAAAGCAAGTTTAGGTCTGAAAAATAAAGTTATAGAACATTCATTGATGATAGATTCTCTGGAAAGAAAAATACTTTCGGAAGAAAAATATCTTACACAGTTAAAAAATATTTTAGAGGGTAATATACCAACTGATACTTTCAGTATAGAAAAGATTTATAATGATACTTCTTTGACAATCAGCAAATCTAATTTTGAAAGTTCAGATTTAGATTCAATCATCAGGGCAGAGTTGGAAGAAGCCGATGCCGGAAGCCTGAATGCACTGAAAAATGAAATTAAGGAAAACCTTCAGAACTTGCACTTCATTGTTCCGTTGAAAGGTATTGTAAGTAATGAATTTGATCGTGAAAAATCTCATTTCGGAATTGACATTGTTCCGGGAAAAGACGAAACTGTTCAGGCAACTTTATCCGGAACCGTTATAATCTCTACTTGGAGTGTAGAAACAGGTTATATTATCGGTATTCAGCATAATTGGAATTTAATATCGTTTTATAAGCATAATTCTGTTATTTTAAAAAAAGTAGGTGATCGAGTAAAAACCGGTGAATCAATTGCTTTAGTAGGAAATTCGGGAGAACAAACTACAGGACCTCATCTTCACTTTGAATTATGGCATAACGGAACACCTACAAATCCAAGAGATTATATTACTTTTTAG
- a CDS encoding 1-deoxy-D-xylulose-5-phosphate reductoisomerase gives MNKNKKNIAILGSTGSIGTQALDVIRENKDYFEIDVLTAGNNADLLIKQAIEFNPNSVVIANEKEYKKISNALSHLPIKVYAGNNSIEQITESDNIDIVLTAMVGFSGLLPTINAIKSKKNIALANKETLVIAGDLISKLVKEHNVNIFPVDSEHSAIFQSLAGEFHNEIEKIYLTASGGPFRTKTINELKEVTKDQALKHPNWDMGAKVTIDSATMMNKGLEAIEAKWLFDLKPEQIEIIVHPQSIIHSIVQFIDGSMKAQMGLPDMKLPIQYALTYPDRIKSNFERFNFLDYPKLTFEKPDTLKFRNIQIAYDVMKKGGNAACIMNAVNEIAVENFLKDQIKFTEIPEIIEKTINKANFVDRPTLDDYIESDKEARIIAQELIK, from the coding sequence ATGAACAAAAATAAAAAAAATATTGCAATTCTTGGTTCTACGGGTTCAATAGGAACACAAGCTCTTGATGTTATCAGAGAAAACAAGGACTATTTTGAAATTGATGTTCTCACTGCCGGAAATAATGCTGATTTACTGATCAAACAAGCAATTGAATTTAATCCGAATTCCGTTGTTATTGCTAATGAAAAAGAATATAAAAAGATTTCAAATGCTTTATCACATTTACCGATTAAAGTATATGCAGGTAACAATTCAATAGAACAAATTACAGAATCTGATAATATTGATATTGTTTTAACGGCAATGGTCGGCTTTTCCGGGCTGTTACCGACTATTAATGCAATAAAATCCAAAAAAAATATTGCACTTGCAAATAAAGAGACTTTAGTTATTGCAGGTGATTTAATTTCAAAATTAGTAAAAGAACATAATGTAAATATTTTTCCGGTTGATTCGGAACATTCCGCAATTTTTCAATCTCTTGCCGGTGAATTTCATAATGAAATTGAAAAAATATATTTGACGGCATCCGGCGGACCTTTCAGAACAAAAACTATAAACGAATTAAAAGAAGTTACTAAAGACCAAGCATTGAAACATCCGAACTGGGATATGGGTGCAAAGGTTACTATTGATTCAGCAACTATGATGAACAAAGGTTTAGAAGCCATTGAAGCAAAATGGTTGTTTGATCTGAAACCGGAGCAAATTGAGATAATTGTACATCCGCAGTCAATTATCCATTCAATAGTACAATTTATCGACGGTTCCATGAAAGCACAAATGGGCTTACCGGATATGAAATTACCCATACAATATGCACTGACATATCCCGACAGAATAAAATCAAATTTCGAACGTTTTAACTTTCTTGATTATCCGAAATTGACCTTTGAAAAACCTGATACATTAAAATTCAGAAATATTCAAATAGCATATGATGTTATGAAAAAAGGCGGGAATGCCGCTTGTATAATGAATGCTGTAAATGAGATTGCTGTTGAAAATTTTTTAAAAGATCAAATAAAATTTACGGAAATTCCGGAAATTATTGAAAAAACAATTAATAAAGCTAATTTTGTCGACCGACCGACATTAGATGATTATATAGAAAGTGATAAAGAAGCAAGAATTATCGCTCAAGAATTAATTAAATAA
- the rseP gene encoding RIP metalloprotease RseP, protein MVFLIKTLQLLLSLSILVILHEFGHFAFARLFKTRVEKFYLFFNPWFSLFKIKKGETEYGIGWLPLGGYVKISGMIDESMDKEQMKQPPQPYEFRSKKSWQRLLIMLGGVIMNFVLAGFIYICVLFVWGKDYLPIENMKHGISADIVAEKIGFKDGDKIISINNIKYDSFQKASKEIILKSEDERNVQVDRNGKILDILIDDSQIGMILANKSLFINPRFEFVIDSIPEVSYARDSGLKKGDKLIGVNDTSMIFYNEFVKFFRAHKDSKVKILTERNNNKITIETYIDTLGKIGVYPSVWEDLETVHIDYTFLESIPAGITFGVEQVKDYLRQFKLIFNSKTKGYKSLGSFGAIGSMFPSKFNWHDFWMLTAFLSIILGVINILPIPALDGGHVMFVLYEMISGRKPGDKFLEYAQIVGFVILIAIMVYAIRNDIVNFLL, encoded by the coding sequence ATGGTTTTTCTGATAAAAACATTGCAATTACTGTTAAGTTTATCAATACTTGTTATTCTGCATGAATTCGGACATTTTGCATTTGCAAGATTGTTCAAAACAAGAGTTGAGAAATTTTATTTATTTTTTAACCCCTGGTTTTCATTATTCAAAATAAAAAAAGGTGAAACTGAATACGGTATAGGCTGGTTGCCTTTAGGAGGTTATGTTAAGATATCCGGAATGATTGATGAATCAATGGATAAAGAACAAATGAAACAGCCGCCACAACCTTATGAATTCAGATCTAAGAAATCTTGGCAACGATTATTGATTATGCTCGGAGGTGTAATTATGAATTTTGTTCTGGCAGGGTTTATATATATATGTGTGTTGTTTGTTTGGGGTAAAGATTATCTCCCTATAGAAAATATGAAACATGGAATTTCTGCTGATATAGTTGCAGAGAAGATAGGATTTAAAGACGGAGATAAAATTATATCAATAAATAACATTAAATACGACTCATTTCAAAAAGCATCTAAAGAAATTATACTAAAAAGCGAAGATGAAAGAAATGTACAGGTTGACAGAAACGGAAAGATTTTAGATATTTTAATTGATGATTCTCAAATCGGAATGATTTTGGCAAATAAAAGTCTTTTCATTAATCCAAGATTTGAATTTGTCATAGATTCAATCCCGGAAGTATCTTACGCTCGTGACTCAGGTCTAAAGAAAGGAGATAAACTAATTGGGGTTAATGATACTTCGATGATATTCTATAATGAATTTGTCAAATTTTTTAGAGCTCATAAAGATTCAAAAGTTAAGATTTTAACTGAAAGAAATAATAATAAAATTACTATTGAAACATATATTGACACTTTAGGAAAAATTGGAGTTTACCCATCTGTTTGGGAAGATTTAGAAACAGTTCATATTGATTATACTTTTTTAGAATCTATTCCTGCAGGAATAACTTTTGGTGTAGAACAAGTCAAAGATTACTTGAGACAATTTAAATTAATCTTTAATTCTAAAACAAAAGGGTACAAATCACTCGGAAGTTTCGGAGCCATTGGAAGCATGTTTCCGAGTAAGTTTAATTGGCATGACTTCTGGATGCTGACTGCATTTCTTTCTATTATATTAGGAGTTATAAATATTCTTCCTATTCCCGCATTAGACGGCGGACATGTTATGTTTGTACTTTACGAAATGATCAGCGGCAGAAAACCCGGGGATAAATTTTTGGAATATGCTCAAATAGTAGGGTTTGTAATTTTAATTGCCATTATGGTATATGCCATAAGAAACGATATTGTAAATTTTCTATTATAA
- a CDS encoding DUF4837 family protein, translated as MKKTVYLFLAVLVFASCEQNSQRLMPASTGSPGHILIIMAKNKWKYSPGEVVREAFNEDYEILPQSEPVFDYSQVPNEAYSKLLRRTRNILYTQISVNIKKPEVLISYDKYSSPQLIITVKAKNNKEFTETFNKYAEKIVYSFDKAERNRLIKGYSGKLMNKNIKTQLEKNHKYTLNVPKGYKLDIDSSDFVWISRETPWSSQGLLIWDYPYRDTSELHLESLLDKRDEMTKKYIPGPADSSYMTTERLIDPLYKEFLLNNVYTAEIKGLWKVTGAKGVFMGGPFISFSTVDQKRNRIITVDGYVYGGKKKKRNLLRQVQAVMYTLKVVE; from the coding sequence ATGAAAAAAACAGTATATCTTTTCCTTGCAGTTTTGGTTTTTGCTTCTTGCGAACAAAATTCTCAGCGATTAATGCCTGCTTCAACCGGTTCTCCCGGTCATATTTTGATAATAATGGCAAAAAATAAATGGAAATACAGTCCGGGTGAAGTTGTAAGGGAAGCTTTCAATGAAGATTATGAGATTTTACCACAATCAGAACCGGTTTTTGATTATTCACAAGTTCCGAATGAAGCATATTCAAAATTGCTCAGACGTACAAGAAATATACTATATACTCAAATATCAGTAAATATAAAAAAACCCGAGGTGTTGATTTCTTATGATAAATATTCTTCCCCTCAACTTATAATAACTGTTAAGGCAAAAAATAATAAAGAATTTACTGAAACATTTAATAAATATGCCGAAAAAATTGTTTATTCATTTGATAAAGCTGAAAGAAACAGATTGATAAAAGGATACAGCGGCAAACTTATGAATAAAAACATTAAAACTCAACTTGAAAAGAATCATAAATACACTCTAAATGTGCCTAAAGGGTATAAATTAGATATCGACAGTTCCGATTTTGTATGGATAAGCAGAGAAACGCCTTGGTCGAGCCAAGGTTTGCTTATTTGGGATTATCCGTACAGAGATACAAGTGAACTTCATCTTGAAAGTTTATTAGATAAAAGAGATGAGATGACAAAGAAATACATTCCGGGTCCGGCAGACAGCTCATACATGACAACTGAAAGATTAATTGACCCACTGTATAAAGAGTTTCTTTTAAATAATGTTTATACAGCAGAGATAAAAGGGCTTTGGAAAGTTACAGGAGCAAAAGGTGTTTTTATGGGCGGGCCCTTTATAAGTTTCTCAACCGTTGATCAAAAAAGAAACCGAATAATTACAGTTGACGGATATGTTTACGGAGGAAAGAAAAAGAAAAGAAACCTATTAAGACAAGTTCAAGCTGTGATGTACACATTGAAAGTTGTTGAGTAA
- a CDS encoding gamma carbonic anhydrase family protein — protein sequence MAIIKSVRGFDPKYGENCFFAENAVIIGDVIMGNNCSIWYSAVLRGDVNSIRIGNNVNIQDNSTLHTLYEKSIIEIGDNVSVGHNAVIHGAKINDNVLIGIGAVILDHVEIGENSIIAAGALIKTGTKVEPNSIYAGVPAKKVKNIDPEQTKEMINKIANNYNMYASWYK from the coding sequence ATGGCTATTATAAAATCAGTCAGAGGATTTGATCCTAAATACGGAGAAAATTGTTTCTTTGCTGAAAATGCTGTTATTATCGGGGACGTTATTATGGGAAATAATTGCAGCATATGGTACAGTGCAGTATTAAGAGGCGATGTTAATTCGATTAGGATTGGTAACAATGTAAATATTCAAGACAACTCAACTTTACATACATTATATGAGAAATCAATAATTGAGATTGGCGACAATGTTTCAGTTGGTCATAATGCAGTAATACACGGAGCAAAAATCAATGATAATGTTTTAATAGGAATTGGAGCTGTTATACTGGATCATGTTGAGATTGGAGAAAACTCAATTATTGCTGCCGGGGCATTGATAAAAACCGGAACAAAGGTTGAGCCTAACAGTATTTATGCCGGAGTTCCCGCAAAAAAAGTGAAAAATATTGATCCTGAACAAACAAAAGAAATGATTAATAAAATTGCAAATAATTACAATATGTATGCGAGTTGGTATAAGTAA
- a CDS encoding DUF4249 domain-containing protein → MIKKLSIFISLISLAFFACEDVIEIDLNSVEPRIVIEAKLFNQLYPATVLITKTSDFFDTVTYNTISDAEVFISDNSGNSIRLYETDTSGIYQADLFGEIGKIYTLNVKSEGETYISTAEMKPSLKIDSFKTVYHGDEIPYFEEGYELNCYIGDSVNVNEYCMLNIYKNFKKSFNIYLYDDTYTDGSSFKYTFFIETFQAGDTAMIEMMTCDRGVYDYLYTYAEIASDYFQDSGTPYNPTSNISNGALGYFGAFSVSGAFMIIEEE, encoded by the coding sequence ATGATAAAAAAATTAAGCATATTCATTTCATTAATATCACTTGCATTTTTTGCTTGTGAAGATGTTATTGAGATTGACTTAAACAGTGTTGAACCTCGCATTGTTATTGAGGCTAAACTTTTCAACCAACTTTATCCGGCAACAGTTTTAATAACAAAAACATCTGATTTTTTTGATACCGTTACTTACAATACAATTTCAGATGCTGAAGTATTTATTTCAGATAATTCAGGAAACAGCATAAGATTATATGAAACAGATACATCAGGTATATATCAAGCAGATCTTTTCGGCGAAATTGGTAAGATTTATACCTTAAACGTTAAATCTGAAGGTGAAACTTATATTTCAACAGCGGAAATGAAACCCTCTTTAAAAATTGATTCTTTCAAAACCGTTTATCACGGAGATGAGATACCGTATTTTGAAGAAGGTTATGAATTAAACTGCTATATAGGAGACTCTGTTAATGTTAATGAATATTGTATGTTAAATATTTATAAAAATTTTAAAAAAAGTTTTAATATCTATTTATATGACGATACATATACAGACGGATCAAGTTTTAAATATACATTTTTTATCGAAACTTTTCAAGCCGGAGATACAGCCATGATAGAGATGATGACTTGTGACAGAGGAGTTTATGATTATCTTTACACCTATGCAGAAATTGCAAGCGATTATTTTCAAGATTCCGGAACACCATATAATCCCACTTCCAATATCTCTAATGGTGCATTAGGATACTTTGGGGCGTTTTCTGTGAGTGGCGCTTTTATGATTATTGAGGAAGAGTGA
- a CDS encoding flippase-like domain-containing protein, translating to MNKKLFFNIILYLSLIFLVVFLYKYDFFDLKNIKLNYLYLSISVLFLWTGFFMSALSWWNVLKKHKILISKKKAVVSHGLVIFAKYIPGKVWMILGRAAKAVGTEYSVKTASFVSLKEQLLFIWSGLLISAVPLFVYRGLDVFSVSVSVLFFGITIFIFFDKVRILIIWLVKKVFKKELEIPHISFKESINILSYIFLYWSAWIIAFYFLSLSIYPDTSLEIGFIFPLSATLGLLAVIVPGGIGVREGIMTAFMVLSGIPLEISTTISVISRLWFISGEFFIFVLALSLKKFKN from the coding sequence ATGAATAAAAAACTGTTTTTTAATATAATTTTATATTTATCTCTGATTTTTCTGGTTGTTTTTTTATATAAATATGATTTTTTTGACTTAAAAAATATAAAATTAAACTATTTATATTTAAGTATATCTGTTCTTTTTTTGTGGACAGGCTTTTTTATGAGTGCATTAAGTTGGTGGAACGTACTGAAAAAGCATAAAATTTTAATATCAAAAAAAAAGGCTGTTGTTTCGCATGGTCTCGTGATTTTTGCAAAATATATTCCCGGAAAGGTCTGGATGATATTAGGGAGGGCAGCTAAAGCTGTCGGTACTGAATACTCTGTTAAAACAGCTTCTTTTGTCTCTTTAAAAGAACAATTATTATTTATATGGTCAGGCTTATTAATTAGTGCAGTTCCTTTGTTTGTGTACAGAGGCCTTGATGTGTTTTCTGTAAGTGTGTCAGTTCTGTTTTTCGGAATAACAATCTTTATTTTTTTTGATAAAGTAAGGATTTTAATTATTTGGTTAGTAAAAAAAGTATTTAAAAAGGAACTTGAGATTCCTCATATTTCTTTTAAAGAAAGTATAAATATCCTTTCGTATATATTTTTATATTGGTCAGCATGGATAATAGCATTTTATTTTCTTTCATTATCAATTTATCCTGATACTTCTTTGGAAATTGGCTTTATATTTCCTTTAAGTGCTACATTGGGTTTGCTTGCTGTTATTGTTCCGGGAGGAATTGGCGTAAGAGAAGGAATTATGACTGCATTTATGGTATTGAGTGGAATTCCTTTAGAAATTTCAACAACGATTTCTGTTATATCACGTCTTTGGTTTATTTCAGGTGAATTTTTTATATTTGTTCTCGCACTTTCACTAAAGAAATTTAAAAATTAA
- a CDS encoding class I SAM-dependent methyltransferase — protein sequence MGEKEIITGNVFDKYNSGNPVYRKLMSNFFSNLLHDIVNRNKKDVKILELGCGEGLLACEIKKLFPNFNYTGLDINDEIISEARKTCPDTKFEVGSIYELKEYYQEKFDYVIVSEVLEHIEEPLKALTEIHKLNSDRFIFSVPNEPIWRFLNMMRLKYLKDFGNTPGHIQHWSKKAFKMLIQSRFNIIEYKSVFPWLIALCDKK from the coding sequence ATGGGAGAAAAAGAAATAATTACCGGAAATGTATTTGATAAGTATAATTCAGGAAACCCTGTTTACAGGAAGTTGATGAGTAACTTTTTTTCAAACCTTCTACATGATATTGTTAACAGAAATAAAAAAGACGTCAAAATATTGGAGCTTGGTTGCGGAGAAGGTCTTTTAGCATGCGAAATAAAAAAACTATTTCCGAATTTTAATTATACAGGTCTTGATATTAATGATGAAATTATTTCAGAAGCTCGTAAGACTTGTCCGGATACAAAATTTGAAGTAGGTTCAATTTATGAACTAAAGGAATATTATCAAGAAAAGTTTGATTATGTGATTGTATCAGAAGTATTAGAACATATTGAAGAACCTCTTAAAGCGTTAACAGAGATTCATAAACTGAATTCAGATAGATTCATTTTCTCTGTGCCGAATGAGCCGATTTGGAGATTTTTGAATATGATGAGATTAAAATATTTAAAAGATTTCGGGAATACTCCCGGGCATATCCAACATTGGAGTAAAAAAGCTTTTAAAATGTTAATTCAATCTCGTTTTAACATAATTGAGTATAAAAGTGTTTTCCCGTGGCTAATTGCATTATGTGATAAAAAATAA